Genomic window (Oenanthe melanoleuca isolate GR-GAL-2019-014 chromosome 1A, OMel1.0, whole genome shotgun sequence):
gctcagagGTGGCCCAAGATCCTGACAAGTCCCAGGTGGCCCTGCCGGGAGGTCCTGACaccccccaggtgtccctgacAGGGTCACAGGTGTCCCCAAGTCATGACaccccccccaggtgtccctggcagggtCACAGGTGTCCCCAAGTCATGACaccccccccaggtgtccctggcagggtCACAGGTGTCCCCAAGTCCTGACaccccccccaggtgtccctggcagggtcacaggtgaccccaggtcCTGCCTCCCCTCtaggtgtccccagcagggtcAGAATTGTCCCCGCTGGGGGGTGGCCCAAGGTCCTTCCCTTCCACCGAGTGTCCCTGGTGGGGACAGAGGTGGCCCCAGGTCCTGCCCCCTCTCCCGGGAGGTGACCCCAGGTCCTGACACCctccaggtgtccctggcagggtCACAGGTGGCCCTGCCAGGCTTGGAGGTGGCCCAAAGTCCTGTGAACCcctcccaggtgtccccagcagggtcAGAATTGTCCTTGCTGGGAGGTggccccaggtgtccctgccaggaggtGGCCCCAGGTCctccccagatgtccccagggtgtccccaaggtgtcctTGCCAGGAGGTGGCCCCAGGTCctccccagatgtccccaggtgtccccaaggtgtccctgccaggaggtGGCCCCAGGTCctccccagatgtccccagggtgtccccaaggtgtccctgccaggaggtggtcccaggtgtcccccaggtgtcccccagatgtccccagggtgtccccaaggtgtccccgCGGGGCTCGGAGGCGGCGGCTCCAGCGGGGCCATCCCGGCGGTGCTCCcggagaaaggaaggaaaagaaggaaagaaggaaaaaaaaaaaacaaaaaacaaaaaaacaaaaaaagggaagaaggaagagaagggaagaaggaagcGCCGGGAAGGCTCCAGCAGCGGCCGTGCCACCCCCACGCCAGCCGGACCCCGCCGGACCCCCCGAGCTGCTGCCCCGGCCGGGTGAGAGGAGGGAGCGAGGAGCGCATGGATCGAAGCATGTTTGGGAATGTCGGGAGGCTGGGGGGGGATAGCAAATTCCcgcagcaaaaaaaaaaaaaaaaacaaaacaaaacagaaaaaaagacagaaacaggaaaaaaaaaaaaaaaaaaaagcgctTTGCCAACGTTTTgaggggaggggcggggggtGGGAAAGGTTTGATTTCCTCTGGGCTTGGGgtcttgttttggtttttttttgtttgtttttttttccaaaggggGAAAGCGTTGATGGGAAATTATTTAATCTCCGTGCATTTATCTAGAGAGCAGCTGATAAGCCCCAGAGATAACGAATTACAGGATCCTTCccccctccacacacacacacccccttccccaccccaaaaaaaaattcctgctcaTCCCTCGTTTTGCATCTTTTTAAGCAGCTCTATATTTGGAAAGAGAGaatatctatatatctatatctccAGAGCTATAGCCACCTGATTTTTTTGGTTAGgattttcctaaaaaaaaaaaaaaaaaatattcctatcTCTGGACTGGAGGAGACGCTCCCGGGACGCCCGTGGCTCGTGGGAGTTTTTAAGCGACTGAATGAATGtgaaaaaagtctttttaaacacacacaaaaaccctTAAAATCCTCCCCCCACTAAAAAATCTCCTTTCAGACGCTCTGGATTTGTAAATATTCAGAGAATcgcaaaacacacacacacacacaaaaaaaaaaaaaaaaaaacaacaaaacttgCGTTTTGGGACACACCGAGTCTTCCAGGCACACAGCACGGAGGTCCCCAAGGGTTGTGTCCCcaattttgggggtcccagggctgGCGGTGGCCGCGGGGACGGGATTGCCAGGATTGTCCCCAGCGCCACCCGCttgtcccctgggctgggggtggccaGGGCGTGCCCGGCTGGCCGGGAGGGGAGGGCTCGGTGGTCCCAAAAGCCGAGGCCCCCAGGAaggcattaaaaacaaacaaaaaaaatataaaaaaataaaaaaaaactcttctgGTGCTAAGAGGGGAGGACAGGGAGCTTCGTCCTGACCCTCAAACATCTCCGAACCTTCCCCACCTTGCCGGGGAAAAGGGCCCGGGGTGGCCTCGGGACGTCACCGGGATGTCCCCAAGATGTCCCTGGGATGTCCTTGGAATGTCCCCAGGACGTCCCTGGGATGGCTCCAGGATATCCCCTGGAATAtccccaggatgtccctggAATGTCCCCGGGATGTCCCATGGATGTCCTTGGAATATCTCCAGGGTGTCCCATGGATGTCCCTGGAATGTCCCCAGGGTATTCCTGGAATatccccaggatgtccccagggtgtccccagggtgtccctggaatatccccaggatgtccctggaatgtccctggaatatccctggaatgtcccatGGATGTCCCTGGAATATCCCCAGGATGTCTCCAAGGTGTCCCTGGAATGTCCCTGGAATATCCCCGGGATGTCCCTaggatgtccccaggatgtccctggAATATCCCTGACATGTCCCCCAGGATGTCCCTGGAATAtccccaggatgtccctggaatgtccctggaatatccctggaatgtccccaGGGTATCCCTGGAATatccccaggatgtccccaaggtgtccctggaATATCCCCgggatgtccccagggtgtccccagggtgtccccagggtgtcccccGCCCCGTGCCAGGCACCGCAATGTCCCCAGGAGGGTCCCCGGTGCCATCTCCTTGTCCCCAAGCCCACGCGGCGACACCCGGATTTCTCCGGGGGCTCGTGgcctgtccccgtccccggcTGCCATCCCGCTGTCCCAGCCGGGAGTGGGGAAGGGCTCGGagccagccaggaaaaaaaaaaaatatatatatatatcccgGGAGAAAAAATCCCCGAGAACAAAATCCcgggagaaaaaaaaatcccagggaaaaaaaatcccgggagaaaaaaaatcccaggaatgcCGGGCTCGGGGAGCCCGGAGTCCTGCCCGACCCCTCACCTGCGCCACCGCGGTGCCACCGCACCCGCCGGGTGTCCCCAAGTCCCAGGGAGAGGGGCGGGAATGTCGAGCTCAGGTCCTGCCCCCCGGCCGTGTCCCCACCCCCAGCCAAGCCAGCGCCCGTGTCCCCAAACCCGCCCTGCCAGCCCCgagtgtcaccagtgtcaccctCGTCCCCAAATCCTCTGTGCCGGTCGCCCCCAGGGTCACCTTCCCGCAATTCCGCCCTCCTGTGTTCTCTaaacccagccctgtcctgtgccCTCCCACCCGCACCCCAAATCCGTCCCCACTGTGCCCCAAATCCGTCCCAACTGcgccccaaatccatccccactgtgccccaaatccatcctgcaccccaaatccatcccacctgcgtccccaaatccatcccaactgcgcccccaaatccatcccaactgtgccccaaatccatcccgcgccccaaatccatcccacctgcgccccaaatccatcccaactgggccccaaatccatcccgtgccccaaatccatcccaactgtgccccaaatccatcccacctgcgccccaaatccatcccaactctgccccaaatccatcccacctgcgccccaaatccatcccacctgccccccaaacccagccaaCCTGCACCCCCAAATTTGTGCCCCCAAATTCATCCCCTatgcaccccaaatccatcccaactCTGTCCCCCAAATCATTCCTAccagcaccccaaatccatcccaatTGTGCCCCCAAATTCATCCCCTATgcacccccaaaatcaccccaactgtgccccaaacccatcccaccTGTGCCCCCCAAATCCATCTCCCCCTGCACCCCATATCCATCCCACCTGTGCCCCCAAAcaaatcccagctgtgtcccaaatccatcccccatggaccccaaaatccatctcaCCTGTACCCCCAACTgtgccccaaaatccatcccaactGTGTCCCCACACCCATCCCACCTGTGCCCCAAACCAATCCCAActgtgtccccaaatccatccaacgtgtgtccccaaatccatcccccatggaccccaaaatccatctcaCCTGTACCCCCAACTGTgcccccaaatccatcccaactgtgtcccccaaatccagccccaccCTGTGCCATCCTCCAAAACCCGTGTCACCTGTGGCCCCATCCCCCAAATCTATTCCATATCCCATCCCCgatcccatcccagatcccgtcccagatcccatcccagatcccatccccgatcccattcccaatcccatccccgatcccatccccaatcccatccccaatcccgtcccatatcccatcccagATCTcatcccagatcccatccccaatcccgtcccatatcccatccccaatcccattcccaatcccatccccgatcccatcccatatcccatccccgatcccatcccagatcccatccccGATCCCATCCCCgatcccatcccagatcccatcccagacAATCCTGTGCCACCCTCCTGTGCCTCCCGTGCCACCTGCGCTCCGTGTCTCCTCTGTCCCCGTCCCTCTGTCCCCGTCCCTccgccccctcccgcccctTCCCGGTGCTGTCCCGCACATCCCGGGATCCCGGGGAGCTCCCGGCCCCTCTGCATCCCGGCGGGAATGTCGCATGCGGGAATGTCGCACGCGGGAATGTCGCACGCGGGAATGTCGCACGCGGGAATGTCGCATGGCGGGCACAGCGCGTCCTTCCCGAGCTGcggaattccctggaattcctttGGCTGTCGCTTCCCGAGGCTGCTGTGACCCACCTGCGTGGctgccaggctgtccctgcctcGGGGACACTCAGAGCCCTGCACGGCCACCGCTGGTCCCGGCTGTGCCACCCTCGTCCGCTCGGTGCTGCCCCTCGGCACGGCCTGTCCTGGCACTGACCACCCTGACcaccctgcctggcactgaCCACCCTGCCTGACcaccctgcctggcactgaccacactgaccaccctgcctggcactgaccagcctggcactgcccagcctgcctggcactgaccagcctggcactgcccagcctgcctgACCAAACTGACCACTCTGCCTGGCACTGACcaccctgcctggcactgcccagcctggcatTGACCACCCTGACCACCCTGCCTGTCACTGCCCGGCCTGCCTGACCACACTGCCTGGCACTGACCAACCTGgcactgaccacactgaccaccctgcctggcactgcccagcctggcactgaccacactgaccaccctgcctggcactgaCCAGCCTGCCTGACCACACTGACcaccctgcctggcactgaccacactgaccaccctgcctggcactgaccacactgaccaccctgcctggcactgaCCACCCTGCCTGGTACTGCCCAGCCTGGCATTGACCatcctgcccaccctgcctggGCACACTGACCACTCTGCTTGACCACCCTGACCATCTCTGCCTGGCACTGGCCACTCTGCCTGACCACCCTTGCCTGGCACtgaccagccctgcctggcacgGCCCAGCCTGCCTGGCCACACTGACCACTCTGCCTGACCactctgcctggcactgcccagcctgcctggcactgaCCACTCTGGCTGACCACACTGACCATcgctgcctggcactgcccagcttgCCTGGCACTGACCACCCCTGCCTGACCACCCCTGCCTGGCACTGACCATCCTGACCgctctgcctggcactgcccaccctgcctggcactgcccagcttgCCTGGCCACCGTGaccatccctgcctggctctgcccaccctgccctgtccctgccctgtccccaccccgctgtccccccgtccctccctccccacctcccccaCCCCCGGCAGCCCCCGGCGCCCTCGGTGTCCCCTCGGTGGCACCGCTGCCCCGGTGCCCCCCTGGCGGAGCCACCCCCGCGTCCCCTCCGGGGCGCGGCCGCTCCGCCGAGGCCACCCGGGCGCGCGGCGGAAGGTGACAGTGGCGGCCTGAGCGCGGGCAGCCCGGCGCCATCCCCGCCGGGTGTCCCCGGGTCTCCGCCCCTTTCCGCAGCTGTTTTTTGGGGCACCCCCCGATGAGAGGGAGACCCGCCCGCGGCCGCCTCTCGCCGCCAGAGGCGGAAAAAAAAACCCCGCGGAGCCCAACCGCTCCGCGCCAAGCTCGCTCTGGGACCGGGAGAGCTGGACGCCTTCTCGCCATTTCGGAGGAGCCTTCCTCTccccgctcctcctcctcctcctcctttcgGGAAGGAGGGGGACATGGCAGTgcccgctccgcgcccgcggagccgcggccgtGCCCGCCcgggcacccccagctcccgctgaagcagctgcagccgTACCTGTGTTGGCGAACACTGGGTGTCACCCGCCCCGCGGGGACACCACGGCTCGTCCCAGTCAGGCCCCACGCCAGAGAAGGCGACTTCCAGCCGCGCCGCCCGTCCCGGGAGCGCCCGGGGCTGCCACCAGCCCGCCCGGTGTGTCCCCGCAGCCTCCTCGTCCTGCTGTGGCCTGTCCTGTTTGTCCCTGTCCTGTTTGTCCCTGTCCCGTTGTCCCTGTCCCGTTTATCCCTGACCCCTGCACCACTCATTCCTGTCCCGTTTATCCCTGTGCCACTCATTCCTGTCCCCTTTGTCCCcttcatccctgtcccctgcgCCACTCATCCCTGTCGCCTTCGTCCCGTTTACCCCTGTCTCATTTATCCTTGTCCCGTTTATCCCTGTCCCGTTTATCCCTGTCCCGTTTATCCCTGTCCCCTTCGTCCCGTTTACCCCTGTCTCATTTATCCTTGTCCCGTTTATCCCTGTCCCATTTATCCCTGTCCCCTTCGTCCCTTTTATCCCTGTCTCATTTATCCCTGTCCCATTTATCCCTGTCCCCTGAGTCTCTCATTCCTGTCCCGTTTATCCCTGTCCCTTTTATCCCTGTCCCATTTATCCCTGTCCCCTTTGCCACTCATTCCCGTCTCTTTTGTCCCGTTTATCCCTGTCCCTTGCGCCACTCATTCCTGTCTCATTTATCCTTGTCCCGTTTGTCCCTGTGTCACTCATTCCTCTTCCCTTTGTCCCGTTTATCCCTGTCTCATTTATCCCTGTCCCATTTATCCCTGTCCCCTGAGTCACTCATTCCTGTCCCGTTTATCCCCGTGCCgctcatccctgtcccctttGTCCCGTTTATCCCTGTCCCATCTATCCCTGTCCCCTGCGCCgctcatccctgtcccctttGTCCCGTTTATCCCTGTCTCATTTATCCCTGTCCCCTGAGTCTCTCACTCCTGTCCCGTTTATCCCTGTCCCGTTTATCCCTGTCCCGTTAATCCATGTGCCActcatccctgtcccctttGTCCCGttcatccctgtcccctgtgccactcATCCCTGTCCCGttcatccctgtccccagcccctcttaTTTCTGTCCCCATCCCGCTCATCCTTGTCCCCCATCCCATTaattcctgtccccatcccgctCATCCCCGTCCCCCCGTGCCACTCATCCTTGTCCCCAATCCCGTTCATCcttgtcccagcccctctcaaTCCTGTCCCCTGCGCCActcctccctgtcccagtccagtccacccctgtcccctgccctgcccggcgctgtcctctgtcccctgccctcGTCATTTCTGTCCCCTGTCCTACCCATCCCTGTCATTtgtcccctgcccatccctgtcccctgtccagtccatccctgtcccccctgcccTCGTCatttctgtccccagcccggTCCATCCATGTCCCCTGTCCGGTCCAGTCCTGTCCCCTGCCCAACCCTGTccgctgtcccctgtcccctgccctgcccactcctgtcccctgcccactcctgtcccctgtcccctgcccacccctgtcccctgcGCTGCCACGGGGATGTGGCAGAGCTGGACAAGAGACTTCCAAAAGGCCATCAGGGTCCCCGGGCGAACTGGCTTCGTCCGGGGTGgcccctccagctgccagcacagcccccccgtgtcccccccgtgtcccctccgtgtccccccggtgcccctctgcacccccagcctgtgccccgCGGTGCCACCAGCTCCGGGGTCACTCACCCGGTCACTCCCCGGTGCCCCCGGCCTCGGTCCGGTCCCGTGGCCGttcccaaagctctgctgtcCCCGTCCCGTGGGGACGGAGCAATTCCCGAGGTCCCCAGCTCCGGCCACGCTCCGGCCACCTCCAGCGCCGGGGCCACCTTGCCTTTGGAAAAGCCATCCaggagaaggcagagcaggaactgACCCCTGACCCCTGACCCCTGACCCCGGCCTGGCCCCTCGGCCGCGCTGACCCCTGGGTCACACTGACCCTTGGCCATGGGTCACACTGACCCCTGGGTCACACTGACCCTCAGCCCTGGGTCACACTGACCCCTGGGTCACACTGACCCGCAGCCCTGGGTCACACTGACCCCTGGCTCTGGGTCACACTGACCCCTGGGTCACACTGACCCTTGGCCATGGGTCACACTGACCCCTGGGTCACACTGACCCTCAGCCCTGGGTCACACTGACCCCTGGGTCACACTGACCCCTGGCTCTGGGTCACACTGACCCTTGGCCATGGGTCACACTGACCCCTGGGTCACACTGACCCCTGGCCGTGGGTCACACTGACCCCTGGGTCACACTGACCCCTGGCCGTGGGTCACACTGACCCCTGGGTCACACTGACCCTTGGCTCTGGGTCACACTAACCCCTGGGTCACACTGACCCCTGGCCGTGGGTCACACTGACCCCTGGGTCACACTGACCCCTGGCTCTGGGTCACACTAACCCCTGGGTCACACTGACCCCTGGCCGTGGGTCACACTGACCCCTGGGTCACACTGACCCCTGGCTCTGGGTCACACTGACCCCTGGGTCACACTGACCCCTGGCCGTGGGTCACACTGACCCCTGGGTCACACTGACCCCTGGCTCTGGGTCACACTGACCCCTGGGTCACGCTGACCCCTGGCCATGGGTCACACTGACCCCTCGGCCACACCAACCCATCGGCCATGCTGACCCCTTGGCCACCCCCTGGCTCTGCCAACCCCTGGGTCACACTGACCCTTTGGTCTCAACACCACATTGGCCATGCCAAGCCTTTGGCCACACTGACCCCTCGGCCATGCCAATCCCAGGGTCACACTGACCCTCCGGCCATGCCAACCTATCGGCTGTGCCGACCCCTTGGCCACGCTGACCCCTTGACAATGCCAAACCTTTGGCCATGCTGACCCCTTGGCCACGTTGACCCCTTGGCAATGCTGACCCCTTGGCCATGCCAGCCCCTCGGCCACGCCTTGGCCACGCCAACCCATTGGCCATGCTGGCCACTTGACCACGCTGACCCCTTGGCCATGCCAAGCCATTGGCCGTGCCAAACCCTTGGCCACGCCAACCCATCAGCCGTGCTGACCCTTAAAGCACCCTTGGCCAGTGGCCATGCCAACCTCTCGGCCACGCTGACCCCTCGGCCACGCTGACCCCTCGGCCACGCCAATCCATCAGCTGTGCCAAGCCCTTGACCACGCCTCAGCCCTTTGGCCATGCCAATCCTTTGGCCACGCCAACCCCTCGGCCGTGCCGACCCCTTGACCACACCTTGGCTCTTTGGCCATGCCAATCCCTCGGCCAAGCCAATCCATCGGCCGTGTTGACCCCTTGACCACCCTTCAGCCTTTTAGCCATGCCAATGCTTTGGCCATGCCGACCCCTTGACCACCCCTTGGCACTTTGGCCAATCCTTCAGCCACGCCAACCCTTGGCCACGCCAATCCTTTGGCCGTGTTGACCCCTTGGCCACGCCAACCCATTGGCCACGCGGACTCTTTGACCACTGCTTGGCCATGCCAATCCACCGGCCACGCCAACCCCTTGACCACTCTTTGCCAGGCCAATCCTTTGGCCACGCCAACCCATCAGCCACACTGGCCCCTTGACCACACCTTGGCTCTTTGGCCATGCCAACCCATCAGCCACGCTGGCCCCTTGACCACACCTTGGCTCTT
Coding sequences:
- the LOC130248366 gene encoding uncharacterized protein LOC130248366, with the protein product MLVWPVNRSVCPARGWRRAGAGRGDRAGTRRGGGTSGTPLPELPRPLPGREGGTCGGGASRVALPGSEVAQDPDKSQVALPGGPDTPQVSLAGSQVSPSHDTPPRCPWQGHRCPQVLTPPPGVPGRVTGDPRSCLPSRCPQQGQNCPRWGVAQGPSLPPSVPGGDRGGPRSCPLSREVTPGPDTLQVSLAGSQVALPGLEVAQSPVNPSQVSPAGSELSLLGGGPRCPCQEVAPGVPKVSLPGGGPRSSPDVPRVSPRCPQGVPKVSPRGSEAAAPAGPSRRCSRRKEGKEGKKEKKKTKNKKTKKGKKEEKGRRKRREGSSSGRATPTPAGPRRTPRAAAPAG
- the LOC130248367 gene encoding collagen alpha-2(I) chain-like; this encodes MKGTKGTGMSGTGINGTGMSGAGVRDKRDRDNGTGTNRTGTNRTGHSRTRRLRGHTGRAGGSPGRSRDGRRGWKSPSLAWGLTGTSRGVPAGRVTPSVRQHRYGCSCFSGSWGCPGGHGRGSAGAERALPCPPPSRKEEEEEERGEEGSSEMARRRPALPVPERAWRGAVGLRGVFFSASGGERRPRAGLPLIGGCPKKQLRKGAETRGHPAGMAPGCPRSGRHCHLPPRARVASAERPRPGGDAGVAPPGGHRGSGATEGTPRAPGAAGGGGGGEGGTGGQRGGDRAGTGQGGQSQAGMVTVARQAGQCQAGWAVPGRAVRMSGQCGQAGWAVPGRAGQCQARVVRQSGQCQAEMVRVVKQSGQCAQAGWAGWSMPGWAVPGRVVSARQGGQCGQCQAGWSVWSVPGRVVSVVRQAGQCQAGWSVWSVPGWAVPGQAVPRGSTERTRVAQPGPAVAVQGSECPRGRDSLAATQVGHSSLGKRQPKEFQGIPQLGKDALCPPCDIPACDIPACDIPACDIPACDIPAGMQRGRELPGIPGWDEFGGTIGMDLGCW